A DNA window from Leptospira weilii contains the following coding sequences:
- a CDS encoding EAL domain-containing protein, which translates to MTTSKSLKIRSFDEGKIEQFKNVFINENRGKPIVLLRFQDIKSLSFIDFLQLVPIKISELSPGVENHYSYYCYGDKKNLLIGVAPIQMNGGSNGFLNFDSLLGRFREVSIKNGSMNFDFGIARTQCNYISYVDEIFHELEVSSLKNLQDNLIRWSWTYLNRVNDYFAGEKADAVIQPIIYYNHKAHTYSMKGGEVFVGGEAYSGYADLIRDIPHYQDLNRIELLILEKLTVCCNGAPGLLKFNISPQTLIDTFDTDEKVTRFHNLLLNQNLNPALVRMELIEKPYEETDVTLKSVCKRFWNFGISFAADDFGVKSQSHQIVLDLGEMIKEFKLDPISFKFKANQDLTKFLDNLAFIDYCRRLSDNREAIITAEALEDIDSLNFLITHQVYYFQTNLFCKKISVEEYKAIFEDMQDLPETIVNQILSSEELLSKLKKKGNIFKLAKELELVS; encoded by the coding sequence ATGACAACTTCTAAAAGTCTGAAGATCCGATCCTTTGACGAAGGTAAAATTGAGCAGTTTAAAAACGTCTTTATCAACGAAAACAGAGGTAAACCGATTGTTCTTCTTCGGTTTCAAGATATAAAATCCTTATCCTTTATTGATTTCTTACAACTTGTTCCAATCAAAATATCGGAACTGAGCCCCGGTGTGGAAAATCACTATTCTTATTACTGTTATGGGGATAAAAAAAATCTGCTGATCGGAGTCGCTCCGATTCAAATGAACGGCGGCTCAAACGGATTTTTAAACTTCGATTCGCTTCTTGGACGATTCAGAGAGGTTTCGATCAAAAACGGTTCTATGAATTTCGATTTCGGAATTGCGAGAACCCAATGTAATTATATTTCTTATGTGGACGAAATCTTTCATGAATTGGAAGTTTCTTCGCTCAAAAATTTGCAGGACAATCTCATTCGTTGGAGTTGGACTTACCTCAATCGGGTCAATGATTATTTCGCTGGTGAAAAAGCGGATGCTGTCATTCAGCCGATCATTTACTACAATCACAAGGCGCATACGTACTCTATGAAAGGAGGGGAGGTATTTGTCGGAGGAGAAGCTTACTCGGGTTATGCGGATCTTATTCGGGATATTCCTCACTATCAGGATCTAAATCGAATCGAACTTCTGATTTTGGAAAAATTGACGGTATGTTGTAACGGAGCCCCCGGTCTTTTAAAATTTAACATTTCTCCGCAGACTCTTATCGATACGTTTGATACAGACGAAAAAGTAACTCGTTTTCATAATCTTCTTCTCAATCAAAATCTAAATCCGGCTCTCGTAAGAATGGAATTAATTGAAAAGCCGTACGAAGAAACAGATGTCACACTCAAGAGCGTATGCAAGAGATTCTGGAATTTCGGGATCAGTTTTGCGGCAGATGATTTCGGAGTCAAAAGCCAAAGCCACCAGATTGTTTTGGATCTGGGAGAGATGATTAAAGAATTCAAACTCGATCCGATCAGTTTTAAATTTAAGGCCAATCAGGATCTTACCAAATTCTTGGATAACTTAGCATTTATCGATTATTGCAGAAGACTTTCGGATAATCGGGAAGCGATTATCACAGCCGAGGCTTTGGAAGACATAGATTCCTTAAACTTCTTAATTACACACCAAGTCTATTATTTCCAAACCAATCTATTTTGTAAGAAGATTTCCGTCGAAGAATATAAGGCAATTTTTGAGGACATGCAGGATCTTCCGGAAACAATCGTGAATCAAATTTTGAGTTCAGAAGAACTTCTTTCCAAACTAAAGAAAAAAGGAAATATCTTCAAACTCGCAAAAGAGCTCGAACTCGTTTCTTAA